Proteins from one Oryza sativa Japonica Group chromosome 12, ASM3414082v1 genomic window:
- the LOC4351913 gene encoding receptor-like serine/threonine-protein kinase SD1-8 produces the protein MREMSTLSHQHHHVLVLQLILLLPFLHLVVPGTPAAARKFSDVLASGRNVSDGDVLVSPGGSFTLGFFSPAATRRRYLGIWFSVSPDAAVHWVANRDHALNDTSGALMLTDAGVLLLLDGSGKVVWSSSATALPSATTSAAARLLDSGNLVVQGQGSGTALWQSFDYPTNTLLPGMKIGKNRWTGAEWYLLSWRSPADPSPGSYRYVTDGDEALPENVVLDGNGTEVYRTGVWNGRRFNGVPEMASFADMFSFQLTVSPGEVTYGYVAKAGAPFSRVVVTDDGVVRRLVWDAATRAWKTFFQAPGDSCDSYAKCGAFGLCDSNAGATSICRCVKGFSPASPAEWSMREYSGGCRRDVALDCGTDGFAVLRGVKLPDTRNASVDMGVKLDECRARCVANCSCVAYAAADLSGGGCIMWTKPFVDLRFIDNGQDIYQRLAKSEIGNLT, from the coding sequence ATGAGAGAGATGTCAACCCTAAGCCACCAGCACCACCATGTTCTCGTCCTCCAACTCATCCTACTTCTGCCCTTTCTCCACCTCGTTGTCCCCGGAacgccagccgccgcccgcaAGTTCTCCGACGTGTTGGCGAGCGGCCGCAACGtgagcgacggcgacgtgctCGTCTCCCCCGGCGGGTCCTTCACCCTCGGCTTcttctcccccgccgccaccaggaGGAGGTATCTCGGGATTTGGTTCTCCGTctcgccggacgccgccgtccACTGGGTGGCCAACCGTGACCACGCTCTCAACGACACCTCCGGCGCACTGATGCTGACCGacgccggcgtcctcctcctcctcgacggctCCGGCAAGGTGGTGTGGTCCTCTTCCGCCACCGCGCTGCCTTCCGCGActacctccgccgcggcgcggctGCTCGATTCCGGCAACTTGGTGGTGCAAGGGCAGGGCTCCGGCACCGCCCTGTGGCAGTCGTTCGACTACCCCACCAACACCCTGCTGCCCGGCATGAAGATCGGCAAGAACCGGTGGACCGGCGCCGAGTGGTACCTGCTGTCGTGGCGCTCCCCCGCCGATCCTTCTCCGGGGAGCTACAGGTACGTcaccgacggcgacgaggcgctGCCGGAGAACGTCGTGCTCGACGGCAATGGCACCGAGGTGTACCGGACCGGGGTGTGGAACGGCAGGAGGTTCAACGGCGTCCCGGAGATGGCGTCGTTCGCGGACATGTTCAGCTTCCAGCTCACGGTCAGCCCGGGCGAGGTCACCTACGGCTACGTCGCCAAGGCCGGGGCGCCGTTCTCCCGCGTGGTGGTgaccgacgacggcgtggtCCGGCGGCTGGTGTGGGACGCGGCGACGCGGGCGTGGAAGACGTTCTTCCAGGCGCCGGGGGACTCCTGCGACAgctacgccaagtgcggcgcgTTCGGCCTGTGCGACAGCAACGCCGGCGCGACGTCGATTTGCCGGTGCGTGAAGGGGTTCAgcccggcgtcgccggcggagtGGTCGATGAGGGAGTACTCCGGCGGGTGCCGCCGGGACGTGGCGCTCGACTGCGGCACGGACGGGTTCGCCGTGCTGCGCGGGGTGAAGCTCCCTGACACGCGCAACGCGTCGGTGGACATGGGCGTCAAGCTGGACGAGTGCAGGGCGAGGTGCGTTGCCAACTGCTCGTGCGTGGCGTATGCCGCGGCGGACTTGAGCGGCGGTGGGTGCATTATGTGGACAAAGCCTTTCGTCGATTTACGTTTCATCGACAATGGCCAGGACATCTACCAGCGGCTAGCGAAATCTGAAATAGGTAATTTAACCTAA